A stretch of Paenibacillus sp. URB8-2 DNA encodes these proteins:
- a CDS encoding M50 family metallopeptidase → MNNWLKTILFLAGSALLTRWIPFSSLFRNLDTMIHEFGHALVTLLLSGQVLRIELYADHSGVTYSAVQAGFRSVLVSLAGYPSASLFALLLFYLYARGRKEWGLILAAGIALVMLVLYVRSGFGMLWLAGFAGLNIVMLFLGKGVRKFYYLLLAFLTLEESVAGTLYLVSAALYSPSRAGDAANLAHLTGMPAVIWAALFFLFALLCAKRALGSFFRSARPGRERENLQGRMK, encoded by the coding sequence TTGAACAATTGGCTGAAGACCATTTTGTTTCTGGCCGGTTCGGCCCTGCTGACAAGATGGATTCCTTTTTCCAGCCTGTTTCGAAATCTGGATACGATGATCCACGAATTCGGCCATGCGCTCGTTACACTGCTCCTGTCGGGGCAGGTGCTGCGGATTGAATTGTACGCAGATCACAGCGGGGTTACTTACTCGGCCGTTCAGGCGGGATTCCGCTCGGTATTGGTGTCGCTCGCAGGTTATCCTTCCGCTTCGCTGTTTGCGCTTCTGCTCTTTTATTTGTATGCAAGAGGCCGCAAGGAATGGGGACTTATATTGGCGGCCGGCATTGCGCTTGTGATGCTTGTGCTCTATGTGCGGAGCGGCTTTGGCATGCTATGGCTGGCTGGATTTGCCGGGCTTAATATCGTCATGCTGTTCCTTGGAAAAGGGGTCCGGAAGTTCTACTATCTGCTTCTGGCTTTTCTGACGCTGGAGGAATCCGTTGCCGGCACGCTCTATTTGGTTTCGGCAGCCCTCTATTCGCCATCGCGGGCGGGCGATGCCGCCAATCTGGCCCATCTTACCGGAATGCCGGCTGTGATTTGGGCGGCTTTGTTTTTTCTCTTTGCGCTGCTTTGCGCCAAGCGGGCGCTGGGTTCGTTTTTTCGATCCGCGCGTCCTGGGCGGGAAAGAGAAAACCTTCAGGGAAGAATGAAATAA
- a CDS encoding AIM24 family protein, with amino-acid sequence MNAEVQEKGNSSSGQALTFTLEENEEIHVLHPQQIIAYQGPSSGRADRFMDVKGMYRKRKLIRADMTGPCRFTAALPPGYRVKTVKLEGKDDLLYDFKHLFYYSKGIAMQTRVLSVKNMIVTRDIVKVKFSGNGSIGILTEGTVCEASLDPVEPLYVDAGSVIAYPENARLELTVYGNHLASQHMSYHWKMTGSGPVLFQAGRQNRRFEQENHEDGILKRFLREVLPFGGVFIK; translated from the coding sequence GTGAACGCGGAAGTCCAAGAGAAAGGAAACTCCTCAAGCGGCCAGGCTTTGACGTTCACGCTGGAGGAGAATGAGGAAATTCATGTGCTGCATCCGCAGCAGATCATAGCCTATCAAGGGCCTTCATCCGGACGGGCCGACCGGTTTATGGATGTAAAGGGAATGTACCGCAAACGCAAGCTGATCCGGGCGGATATGACCGGTCCATGCCGGTTCACGGCGGCGCTGCCGCCGGGTTACCGGGTCAAAACGGTTAAGCTGGAGGGCAAGGACGACCTGCTCTATGACTTCAAGCACCTGTTCTATTACAGTAAAGGAATCGCTATGCAGACCCGTGTCCTTAGCGTAAAAAATATGATCGTGACCCGGGATATCGTCAAGGTCAAATTCTCCGGCAACGGCAGCATCGGCATTCTGACGGAAGGAACCGTATGCGAAGCATCTCTGGACCCGGTGGAGCCTTTGTATGTCGATGCGGGCAGTGTGATCGCTTATCCAGAGAATGCCCGGCTGGAACTGACCGTCTACGGAAATCATCTGGCCAGCCAGCATATGAGCTATCACTGGAAAATGACCGGCAGCGGGCCTGTCCTCTTTCAGGCCGGCCGGCAGAACCGCAGGTTTGAACAGGAGAACCATGAGGACGGCATTCTCAAGCGGTTCCTGAGGGAAGTTCTTCCCTTCGGCGGCGTATTCATCAAGTAA
- a CDS encoding Dps family protein, producing MSTDLKTQTELHATLNRQTANWTLLGIKLHHYHWFVTGTDFFTLHSQFEEYYNEAAEYVDTVAERLLAIGGKPASTMKEYLALSSLQEATGGESAKEMVAALAKDYALLAQELSAGITLAEESGDQPTGDLFIGIRTSVEKHVWMLNAYLG from the coding sequence ATGAGTACTGATCTGAAAACTCAAACCGAACTGCATGCCACATTGAACCGTCAAACTGCCAACTGGACACTGCTGGGAATTAAGCTTCATCATTACCACTGGTTTGTTACCGGTACGGACTTCTTCACGCTTCACAGCCAATTCGAAGAGTATTATAACGAAGCTGCTGAATATGTGGATACTGTGGCGGAACGTCTGCTGGCGATCGGCGGCAAGCCCGCTTCCACAATGAAAGAATATTTGGCTCTGTCCAGCCTGCAGGAAGCGACCGGCGGCGAGAGCGCCAAGGAAATGGTGGCGGCTCTGGCCAAAGATTACGCGCTTCTCGCACAAGAGCTGAGCGCCGGCATTACACTGGCAGAGGAGTCCGGCGATCAACCGACAGGCGATCTGTTCATCGGTATCCGGACAAGTGTCGAGAAGCATGTATGGATGCTGAACGCTTACCTCGGCTAA
- a CDS encoding helix-turn-helix transcriptional regulator → MTDRLIRLMRVITLVQAKPGILARELAERCGTSERTIYRDMDALSAMHIPITHMGHGKGYAFIGNFALYPLDWSSKEAAAFSQLRVNIDKIKPWLPEGFESAYEKLMAAEYKYRADREENMESAKTEAGSFWLERYDAGTEQPHLIHILNAVLKQKSIRVDYCDNSQEENGLEIDPYYLVPLDNRFHLIGYCHSFKGIRSFHTHDLTNVKLLDRAFSKEPFNLQAFTKQKWSVEEDSLRVEFKVRFSDSALEEIKRGKPEIAPVKMKPQGKYACFEVSLERDREFIEWVANFKEEAEIIEPSHYREVFRYRIEKWLSLYK, encoded by the coding sequence ATGACAGACCGATTAATTCGTCTGATGCGTGTTATTACGCTCGTTCAGGCCAAGCCCGGCATTCTGGCGCGCGAACTGGCTGAGCGCTGCGGCACCAGTGAGAGAACGATTTATCGGGATATGGATGCCTTGAGCGCCATGCATATTCCAATTACCCATATGGGCCACGGGAAGGGATATGCTTTTATCGGTAATTTTGCGCTGTATCCCCTGGATTGGTCATCGAAAGAAGCGGCCGCTTTTTCGCAGCTTCGCGTCAATATAGATAAGATTAAACCTTGGCTGCCCGAAGGCTTCGAGAGCGCCTATGAAAAGCTGATGGCGGCCGAATATAAATACAGAGCGGATAGGGAAGAGAATATGGAAAGCGCCAAAACAGAAGCCGGTTCTTTCTGGCTGGAGCGGTACGATGCCGGGACGGAACAGCCCCATTTGATTCATATTCTGAACGCTGTGCTGAAACAAAAAAGCATTCGCGTCGATTACTGCGATAATTCACAAGAGGAGAACGGACTTGAGATCGATCCGTACTACCTGGTTCCGCTGGACAATCGTTTTCATCTCATCGGTTACTGTCACAGCTTCAAGGGCATTCGCAGCTTTCACACCCATGATCTGACGAATGTTAAACTGCTGGACAGGGCTTTTTCCAAAGAACCGTTCAATTTGCAGGCGTTCACGAAGCAGAAGTGGTCCGTGGAGGAAGACAGCCTCCGGGTGGAGTTCAAGGTTAGATTTTCTGACAGTGCACTGGAAGAAATCAAACGGGGCAAGCCGGAAATCGCACCTGTAAAAATGAAACCCCAGGGCAAATACGCCTGTTTTGAAGTGTCGCTTGAGCGGGACAGGGAGTTCATTGAATGGGTGGCAAATTTTAAAGAGGAAGCGGAAATTATCGAGCCCTCCCATTACCGGGAGGTTTTCCGCTATCGAATTGAGAAGTGGCTGTCGCTGTATAAATAG